Proteins encoded in a region of the Prinia subflava isolate CZ2003 ecotype Zambia chromosome 24, Cam_Psub_1.2, whole genome shotgun sequence genome:
- the YRDC gene encoding threonylcarbamoyl-AMP synthase yields the protein MARAARVLALARAAEGAAGPGRARLVLLPPGSGARPGPRAARGEPAEGAGWAAAEGAGRREPGRPAEGPSGAGWGEAVAAAAAALQAGGLVAVPTDTVYGVACLAQDSAAVRSIYSLKGRNGAKPLAICLGDVERLYRYCRVNVPDELLRDLLPGPVTLVLERSEELNKDLNPFTSLVGVRIPDHPFMRDLARACPGPLALTSANISSQGSTLTVLEFQDLWPQLSLVIDGGPIGDIQSPECRLGSTVVDLSVSGKFSIIRPGCALTSTVEILKKKYGLVPESS from the exons ATGGCGCGGGCCGCTCGGGTGCTGGCGCTGGCGCGGGCGGCGgagggagcggcggggccgggccgtgcccgcctggtgctgctgccccccggcagcggggcccggcccggccctcgGGCTGCGCGCGGGGAGCCGGCGGAGGGGGCAGGCTGGGCCGCGGCGGAGGGCGCAGGCCGGCGGGAGCCGGGCCGCCCCGCTGAGGGCCCGAGCGGCGCGGGCTGGGGGGAGGCGGTGGCGGCCGCGGCCGCTGCCCTGCAGGCGGGCGGGCTGGTGGCGGTGCCCACGGACACGGTGTACGGCGTGGCCTGCCTGGCCCAGGACTCGGCCGCCGTGCGCAGCATCTACAGCCTGAAGGGGCGGAACGGCGCCAAGCCGCTCGCCATCTGCCTCGGGGACGTGGAGCGGCTCTACCG gtATTGCCGCGTCAATGTTCCCGACGAGCTGCTGCGGGACTTGCTCCCGGGACCAGTGACCCTGGTCTTGGAGCGTTCAGAAGAGCTGAATAAAGACTTGAATCCCTTCACATCG ctggttGGTGTTCGCATCCCAGACCACCCCTTCATGAGAGACCTGGCACGGGCCTGCCCCGGACCCCTGGCCCTGACAAGTGCCAACatcagctcccagggcagcacccTGACCGTGTTG GAATTCCAGGACTTGTGGCCTCAACTGTCCTTGGTCATTGATGGAGGCCCCATAGGAGACATCCAGAGCCCAGAGTGTCGCCTGGGGTCAACTGTGGTTGACTTATCTGTGTCAGGGAAATTCTCCATCATCCGGCCTGGCTG TGCACTAACATCCACAGTGGAAATCCTGAAGAAGAAATATGGCTTGGTGCCAGAATCCTCCTAA